In Engraulis encrasicolus isolate BLACKSEA-1 chromosome 15, IST_EnEncr_1.0, whole genome shotgun sequence, the following proteins share a genomic window:
- the LOC134464328 gene encoding gastrula zinc finger protein XlCGF52.1-like, with protein MASADVNSPLQLMRSVKEETEEFSLADSPSQLNIKEERVEFPCSPEQLNVKEKREEVCTSPSQLNIKGEERGEFPGSPEQLNVNKESEQFPGSPEQLRSVYEDSDENRSGHQLHSGSSGEEFRGKTHSAALTTERPYVCSQCNKSFKRIDRLQIHQRVHTGEKPFSCSDCGKTFSRLCILRKHCLCHTEERPYACSQCNKSFKRKAELQIHLRVHTGEKPFSCTECGKSFSESSTLYKHRRVHTGERPYVCSQCDKCFKIKRDLQDHQWVHTGEKPFSCNDCGKTFSNSSNLYVHRRIHTGEKPYACSQCDQSFKSKQELQSHQIVHTGEKPFSCTTCGKGFVHHHSLTVHHRIHTGERPYACSQCGKSFSQSSSLLTHRLIHTAERPYPCSQCSKSFKRKQELQIHQRVHTGQKLFS; from the exons ATGGCCTCTGCAGACGTCAACTCTCCACTCCAGCTGATGAGGAGCGTCAAAGAAGAGACAGAAGAGTTCAGTTTAGCTGACTCTCCATCccagctgaacataaaagaagagagagtcGAGTTCCCTTGTTCTCCAGAACAGCTGAACgtaaaagaaaagagggaagaggtCTGCACTTCTCCATCCCAGCTGAAcataaaaggagaagagagaggagagttccctggttctccaGAACAGCTGAACGTAAATAAAGAGTCGGAGCAGTTCCCCGGTTCTCCAGAACAGCTGAGGAGCGTATATGAGGACAGCGACGAGAATAGATCTG GGCATCAGCTCCACAGCGGTTCCAGTGGAGAGGAGTTTCGTGGAAAAACACATTCTGCTGCCCTGACCACAGAGAGGCCGTACGTCTGCAGTCAGTGTaacaagagctttaagagaatAGACAGGCTCCAaatccaccagcgtgttcacacaggggagaaaccattttcatgcagtgACTGCGGAAAAACCTTTTCACGGCTGTGTATCCTTCGCAAACATTGTCTTTGTCACACTGAAGAGAGGCCgtatgcttgcagtcagtgtaacaagagctttaagagaaaagCAGAGCTCCAAATCCACCTGcgcgttcacacaggggagaaacctttTTCATGCACCgaatgtggaaagagtttctcagagTCTTCTACCCTCTACAAACATCGTCgcgttcacactggagagaggccgtacgtttgcagtcagtgtgacaagtgCTTTAAGATAAAAAGAGACCTCCAAGACCACCAATgggttcacacaggggagaaaccattttcatgcaacgACTGCGGTAAAACCTTCTCAAACTCTTCTAACCTTTACGTACATCGCCGCATTCACACCggagagaagccgtacgcttgcagtcagtgtgaccagAGCTTTAAGTCCAAACAGGAGCTCCAATCCCACCAgattgttcacacaggggagaaaccattttcatgcacaacCTGTGGAAAGGGTTTCGTACATCATCATAGCCTCACTGTACACcatcgcattcacactggagagaggccgtacgcTTGTAGTcagtgtggaaagagtttctcacagtcttCTAGCCTCCTCACACATCGCCTCATTCACACTGCAGAGAGGCCGTACCCTTGCAGCCAGTGTAgcaagagctttaagagaaaacaggagctccaaatccaccagcgtgttcacacagggcaGAAACTATTTTCATGA